Proteins from one Oncorhynchus gorbuscha isolate QuinsamMale2020 ecotype Even-year linkage group LG18, OgorEven_v1.0, whole genome shotgun sequence genomic window:
- the LOC124003419 gene encoding protein FAM83D-like, giving the protein MALSQCLEDSPVRWPSRRQENDLNVKELYNERHRLALEELISGGVDSFLGFLRKERIPNFLSDDEIRRIGCAAVVPRGVSLHAEDVIFEQSVSSSMDCSSVTYFPEVSDVEPPLLEIGWPAFTSGSYRGVTRAVAHFQPSYGECIYSCKEAARRMIQSAKEVIAIVTDSLTDLDIFKDLQEACTQRRVPVYILLDWSCVPAFLKMCNNINVRLDDLKQMRVRTITGGTYFMRSGAKITGKVHERFMLIDGNRVTTGSYRFNWTDGKLNSSNMIELSGQITENFDEEFRILYAQSMPVITRGPASARNSGFYDHLLIKHPVTSSPQPGKERPPVKPVCLEVLGKTVCLTSTPSRAQAVAVPPSREMTGKSSPLSASSTIGEDWMEQRHMQEVLAGSATQCLPTGDPTTATLAVDVQVTPSIPTCCHVSTQTSCPAVDLGVQTDLTQYTKHLSPNKATFTPITSTTTQTNNIQSEAAASSDSVSTSPRQHLAPRGVDRRPAIRHCTAPPDGNLRECFRKLTKERQYHYSTIRSKLEHMVTMLSHRRELVDLTNMALGPGLHRACNAQKERRHNPGLLMDSVGMGTWPRARCLH; this is encoded by the exons ATGGCTCTATCGCAATGTTTGGAAGATTCACCTGTAAGGTGGCCGTCAAGAAGACAGGAAAATGATTTGAATGTAAAGGAGTTATACAACGAAAGGCACCGACTGGCGTTAGAGGAACTTATTTCAGGAGGAGTTGATTCGTTTTTGGGATTTCTAAGAAAAGAGAGAATACCGAACTTTCTCTCTGATGACGAGATCAGACGCATTGGCTGTGCTGCGGTGGTTCCACGCGGTGTGTCCCTCCACGCAGAGGACGTGATTTTTGAACAGTCGGTAAGCAGCTCCATGGATTGCTCCTCGGTCACTTACTTCCCCGAGGTCTCGGACGTGGAGCCACCGCTGTTGGAAATCGGCTGGCCCGCCTTTACATCGGGCTCTTACCGAGGAGTCACTCGTGCTGTCGCCCACTTCCAACCCAGTTATGGAGAATGCATCTATAGTTGCAAGGAAGCTGCGAGAAGAATGATTCAAAGTGCCAAGGAG GTGATCGCCATAGTGACAGACTCTCTGACAGACCTGGACATCTTTAAGGATCTCCAGGAGGCGTGCACACAGCGCAGAGTTCCAGTCTACATCCTGCTGGACTGGTCCTGTGTGCCGGCATTCCTCAAAATGTGCAACAACATCAATGTGCGCCTGGACGATCTTAAG CAAATGCGAGTGCGGACCATAACTGGTGGTACATACTTCATGAGGTCAGGGGCCAAGATTACTGGGAAGGTTCATGAACGGTTCATGTTGATTGATGGGAACAGAGTGACTACAGGCTCCTACAG GTTCAATTGGACTGATGGGAAACTAAACAGCAGCAACATGATCGAGTTGTCTGGCCAGATCACTGAGAACTTTGATGAGGAGTTCCGGATTCTGTACGCTCAGTCCATGCCTGTTATTACCAGGGGCCCAGCCAGTGCCCGAAACAGTGGCTTCTACGACCACCTTCTCATCAAACACCCCGTCACCTCATCCCCTCAGCCGGGCAAAGAGAGGCCCCCAGTCAAGCCTGTCTGTCTGGAAGTGTTGGGGAAAACTGTCTGTCTGACCAGCACACCCAGCCGGGCCCAGGCTGTGGCAGTGCCGCCCTCCAGAGAAATGACTGGGAAGAGCAGCCCTTTGTCGGCCTCCTCCACTATAGGGGAAGACTGGATGGAGCAGCGACACATGCAGGAGGTCCTGGCTGGAAGTGCCACCCAGTGCCTGCCCACAGGTGACCCTACCACTGCCACATTAGCAGTGGATGTGCAGGTCacaccctccatccctacctgctGTCATGTCTCCACCCAGACCAGCTGCCCTGCGGTGGACCTTGGAGTGCAGACTGATCTGACTCAGTACACTAAGCACCTCTCACCCAACAAGGCTACATTTACTCCCATTACCAGCACCACGACTCAGACCAACAACATTCAGAGTGAAGCTGCCGCCTCCTCAgattctgtctctacctcccccaGGCAGCACCTCGCCCCCCGTGGGGTGGACCGTCGCCCTGCAATCCGTCACTGTACTGCACCCCCTGATGGGAACCTGAGGGAGTGCTTCCGCAAGCTGACCAAAGAGCGTCAGTATCACTACTCCACCATCCGCTCCAAGCTGGAGCACATGGTGACCATGCTGTCCCACCGCCGTGAGCTGGTGGACCTCACCAACATGGCCCTGGGGCCCGGGCTGCACAGAGCATGCAATGCCCAGAAAGAGCGGAGACATAACCCTGGCCTGCTGATGGACAGTGTGGGCATGGGCACATGGCCAAGGGCTAGATGTTTACACTAA